In Paenibacillus sp. BIC5C1, a genomic segment contains:
- a CDS encoding response regulator transcription factor, whose protein sequence is MRPKQILIIEDEESIRDILSYSLRKEGFEMTEAATGREGLDLLRESRPDLILLDLMLPDMSGFDVCRQLSVNSKIPVIMITAKSDMLDKVLGMELGADDYITKPFDIREVVVRIRAIFRRIDLISETLENQSYEVVRLGRHIEIRKDEREVWKDGERAGLTNKEYDLLLYLVNHHRKVHTRSELLDKVWGFDFPGDTRTVDIHIQRIRKKLDSGEQGISLIETVFGVGYKLNIQVHT, encoded by the coding sequence ATGAGACCGAAACAGATTTTGATTATTGAAGACGAAGAGTCCATTCGGGACATCCTGTCCTATTCTTTGCGCAAGGAAGGATTTGAGATGACCGAAGCAGCGACAGGCAGAGAGGGCTTGGATCTGCTCAGGGAGTCCAGACCAGACTTGATTTTGCTCGACCTGATGCTGCCGGACATGAGCGGGTTCGATGTATGCAGACAGCTTTCCGTGAATTCGAAGATTCCCGTCATTATGATTACGGCGAAGTCCGATATGCTGGACAAGGTGCTCGGCATGGAGCTGGGGGCGGACGATTATATTACCAAGCCATTCGATATTCGTGAGGTAGTTGTGCGCATTAGGGCCATTTTCCGCCGGATTGATCTAATTAGCGAGACGCTGGAGAATCAGTCCTATGAAGTGGTGCGGCTGGGCAGACACATTGAGATCCGCAAGGATGAGCGTGAGGTCTGGAAAGATGGAGAACGTGCCGGACTGACCAATAAGGAGTATGATCTGCTGTTATATTTGGTCAACCATCACCGCAAAGTACATACAAGGTCCGAGTTGCTGGATAAAGTGTGGGGATTTGATTTTCCCGGAGATACCCGGACGGTAGACATTCATATTCAGCGCATCCGCAAGAAGCTGGATAGTGGGGAGCAGGGGATTTCACTTATCGAGACGGTCTTCGGCGTAGGGTACAAACTGAATATTCAGGTGCATACATGA
- a CDS encoding RNA polymerase sigma factor produces the protein MNKTTIHDAYVNYKSEVTRYLSQIVKNQQDAEDLTQECFIRMMNVSADIPEDRLLYYLKRIARNLAMDTFRKRTRTLKRDSRLEMQTYHCDTSELEISEGVNDLVSIINNTEHRKILELRVIHGYSIKETAQLVNRSEGMIKSSVFHAVNRIRAKVIS, from the coding sequence GTGAACAAAACAACCATCCATGATGCTTATGTAAACTATAAATCAGAAGTGACACGGTATCTATCTCAGATCGTCAAAAATCAACAGGATGCAGAGGATCTCACGCAGGAGTGCTTCATTCGAATGATGAATGTATCGGCAGACATTCCGGAAGATCGACTTCTCTACTACCTCAAAAGAATTGCCCGTAACCTCGCCATGGATACATTCCGCAAGCGAACCCGTACACTGAAGCGGGACAGTAGATTGGAGATGCAGACGTATCACTGTGATACATCCGAGTTGGAGATCTCTGAAGGGGTTAACGACCTTGTCTCGATCATTAACAATACAGAGCATCGCAAAATTCTCGAATTACGCGTGATTCACGGGTACAGCATCAAGGAAACCGCACAACTCGTTAACCGTAGTGAAGGCATGATCAAATCCTCGGTATTCCATGCCGTCAATCGCATTCGGGCCAAAGTCATCTCCTAG
- a CDS encoding HAMP domain-containing sensor histidine kinase: MKWTIQFKMVVLFSVIVFIGFSALLIISNKVGEENMYREVQEDMVQSKKNLDIALNQYFLIHNKRISEDSLGTGNRDLAEQIGSAVGGKVVVYRSDGTPFSGTGAEAKLAAAQTSDLQAAMKSKIAYTTVVDKGRVTGNLSFPVLSEESILGIIQLEKDYTELFKRHLRFQNTIKVFAAVIFVFVFIGSVFISRQITKPIRVLTKRSAEVAQGSLNADIHISTKDEIGELASSFTVMIARVKEQIDVIERERDEVKHLQARNKVFFDNVTHELKTPLTTILGYAQILRDNGFTDQAFFDKGLKYIINESQRLNVMVADILEVTVSSTPIQTFRFERVNVSNIIREACEDMSIKAGKYNIGIRYELEEMLYVQGDWNKLKEVFLNVLDNSVKYGNVNSIIQVQSFRLGDSVAILIRDEGEGIPEEALKHVFEPFYRDNGMNRTEKGSAGLGLSIVKNTVEQHGGTVKMKSILNKGTQVNISLPGESNV, encoded by the coding sequence ATGAAATGGACGATCCAGTTCAAAATGGTCGTTCTTTTCTCGGTCATCGTATTTATCGGTTTTTCGGCCTTGCTCATTATTTCGAATAAAGTGGGTGAGGAGAACATGTACAGGGAAGTGCAGGAGGACATGGTGCAATCCAAAAAAAACCTGGATATCGCGCTCAATCAATACTTCCTGATTCATAACAAACGGATTAGTGAGGACTCCCTGGGGACCGGGAATCGGGACCTCGCAGAACAGATCGGCTCCGCGGTGGGCGGAAAGGTCGTGGTCTATCGGTCTGATGGCACTCCCTTTAGCGGTACGGGTGCGGAGGCGAAGCTGGCTGCTGCGCAAACCTCTGATCTACAGGCTGCCATGAAATCAAAGATCGCCTATACAACCGTGGTGGATAAAGGCAGGGTAACAGGGAATCTGTCCTTCCCTGTGCTGTCGGAGGAGAGCATCCTCGGCATTATCCAGCTGGAAAAAGATTATACGGAACTGTTCAAACGGCATCTGCGCTTTCAGAACACGATCAAGGTCTTTGCAGCCGTCATTTTTGTATTTGTTTTCATTGGATCTGTCTTTATTTCACGCCAGATTACGAAGCCGATTCGTGTGCTGACGAAACGTTCAGCCGAAGTTGCACAAGGCAGCTTGAATGCAGACATCCACATCTCCACGAAAGATGAGATTGGAGAGCTGGCTTCCAGCTTTACGGTCATGATTGCTCGGGTAAAGGAGCAGATTGACGTGATTGAGAGAGAACGGGATGAGGTCAAGCATTTGCAGGCACGCAACAAGGTCTTTTTTGACAATGTGACCCATGAATTAAAGACACCGCTGACCACGATACTGGGGTATGCCCAGATTTTGCGGGATAATGGATTTACGGATCAGGCGTTCTTCGATAAAGGGTTGAAATATATTATCAATGAGAGCCAACGTCTCAACGTCATGGTTGCGGATATCCTGGAAGTGACCGTATCATCCACACCGATTCAGACCTTCCGTTTTGAACGGGTGAATGTATCGAATATTATACGAGAAGCCTGCGAAGACATGTCCATCAAGGCGGGCAAGTACAATATTGGCATTCGTTATGAACTTGAAGAAATGCTGTATGTTCAGGGAGACTGGAATAAGCTCAAGGAAGTTTTTTTGAATGTGCTGGATAACTCGGTCAAATACGGGAATGTGAATTCCATCATTCAGGTCCAATCATTTCGGTTGGGAGATTCGGTAGCCATACTGATTCGTGATGAAGGAGAAGGCATTCCGGAGGAAGCGCTGAAGCATGTATTTGAACCCTTTTACCGGGATAACGGGATGAACAGGACAGAGAAAGGAAGCGCGGGGCTAGGCTTGTCCATTGTGAAAAACACGGTGGAGCAGCATGGGGGAACGGTGAAAATGAAGAGTATATTGAACAAGGGAACACAAGTGAATATCAGTCTGCCTGGAGAATCGAACGTATGA
- a CDS encoding ABC transporter permease, whose translation MRVLDVLRMSWGQIVRRKVVTLLCMIGLSIGCAAMIIALSVGQSVQVYGEKTLNENYKMDEITVSPNEGIGSGGSSGQTSTFERGALTARKIDIIASLPHVVAVAPMLKLDMLEMATLDGKSSNVEVIGTELGSLSRFGYRFDKGGASGISGAAIVNYGATFGLVDAEVIRELNNKLMEDSFNDEFLQQYMALMSTQTELFQAQFNLKYQDMNDSSKAKTSSPLRVTGVLKVPGGMSENNAMYDKKIYISLETARMLAEQFQSSQAQAAAAGRLNSALVKVEDKKYVAQVQEQIQKLTLMTDSNLYQEQAMKEQLGMYQKAAMGIGIFVMLLASLSIIVAMIMSTHQRRKQIGVMKVLGANLWQIRQMFITEAAVLGVLGGIVGVFIAYGAIQGVNGLLQGQISMEASTPLQVVIETSALPAGIAFAVLTGVLSGIYPAISASRTNALQVIKSA comes from the coding sequence GTGAGAGTTCTGGATGTGTTGCGAATGTCATGGGGACAGATTGTGCGCAGGAAGGTGGTTACTCTACTGTGCATGATTGGCCTGTCCATAGGCTGTGCCGCCATGATTATCGCATTAAGCGTGGGGCAGTCGGTACAGGTCTATGGTGAGAAAACGTTAAATGAGAATTACAAAATGGATGAGATAACGGTATCACCCAATGAAGGAATCGGTTCGGGCGGGAGCAGTGGTCAGACGTCCACCTTCGAACGCGGAGCGCTAACGGCTCGAAAAATCGATATTATTGCCAGCCTTCCGCATGTTGTCGCCGTTGCTCCAATGTTGAAGCTGGATATGCTGGAGATGGCTACGTTGGATGGCAAAAGCTCCAATGTGGAAGTCATCGGTACAGAGCTTGGATCATTGAGCCGTTTCGGCTACCGTTTTGACAAAGGCGGGGCATCGGGAATTAGCGGAGCCGCGATTGTGAATTACGGTGCAACATTCGGACTTGTGGACGCCGAGGTGATACGGGAACTGAACAACAAGCTCATGGAGGATTCGTTTAATGACGAGTTTCTACAACAGTACATGGCGTTGATGTCTACCCAAACCGAGCTGTTTCAGGCGCAGTTTAACCTGAAATATCAGGACATGAATGACTCGTCCAAAGCCAAAACAAGTTCGCCTTTGCGAGTGACGGGTGTGCTGAAGGTGCCTGGCGGCATGAGTGAGAATAATGCCATGTATGACAAAAAGATCTATATTTCCCTCGAAACCGCCCGGATGCTCGCGGAACAGTTCCAGAGCAGTCAGGCACAGGCCGCGGCGGCAGGACGGTTGAACTCTGCACTCGTGAAGGTAGAAGACAAGAAGTATGTAGCACAGGTGCAGGAGCAGATTCAGAAGCTGACGCTGATGACAGACAGCAATCTGTATCAGGAGCAGGCGATGAAGGAACAGCTTGGCATGTACCAGAAGGCCGCTATGGGCATAGGGATATTCGTCATGCTGCTGGCTTCGCTGTCCATTATTGTTGCGATGATCATGTCCACGCATCAGCGCCGCAAACAGATTGGCGTCATGAAGGTGCTGGGAGCCAATCTGTGGCAGATCAGGCAGATGTTCATTACTGAAGCTGCTGTACTTGGAGTGTTGGGCGGCATTGTTGGTGTCTTCATCGCTTATGGAGCCATTCAGGGGGTAAATGGACTGCTCCAAGGACAAATCTCGATGGAGGCAAGCACACCACTCCAAGTGGTTATTGAGACGTCGGCCCTGCCTGCTGGTATAGCGTTTGCGGTGTTGACCGGAGTACTATCGGGAATCTATCCGGCGATTAGCGCCTCGCGTACAAATGCGTTGCAGGTGATCAAATCGGCATAA
- a CDS encoding chitinase N-terminal domain-containing protein: protein MGKLTRMRGVWVKSLLALSMALPLQIGLWNGDATVQAEWATDPAPFIQAKVVNGNAGKKVLFDNTHAQTAGAADWVIDGGFSDFGNALANDGYYVKELRKTTPFTYDDLKDYNVFVIAEPNVPFKTTEQAALKEYVEKGGSIFFIGDHYNADRNKNRWDGSEAINGYRRGAFEDPAKGMSTEERNSEAMQNVTSTDWLSDNFGVRFRYNALGDINATNIVPAGQAFGITEGVSAVAMHAGSTLAITDPTKAKGIVYLPKTNAAWPNAVDQGVYNGGGVEEGPYVAVSKLGAGKAAFIGDSSPVEDASPKYLREETGARKTTYDGFKEVDDGKLLVNTVNWLANQENYTSLTQVNGLQLDNATALLPFEQPAASTEPQAEPWAAPAAGYKWYDRSTFKAGSYGGPASSANASYSFVKQETLPNAEDFQIRVVVENMPANTTVSGYSAGIYLTGGTQVAMIQNEGGTWPTSYGYSSNFSVTSDSKGRAIKDLNVRIKSGTTGAASLRLRLNGSNLITNAVTVGNVPAEQLPEEEGPIPATISIADARTKAAGSTVTVEGVVTTEPGAFGGQSFYLQDTTGGLYVFQSTGGFHAGDVVKVTAATALYNSEFELTDIVAIEKTGTASIPAAIEVPAVTAANQGQLVQLKEVTVQNIISATPVGSFEFDAVAADGTSTHVRVDTRTGVTQTTFPYAAGDKISVTGVAAIFKDVFQLKPRSLNDFVKVEEGGEEGPSTPAVGAPGKPALTSNNGYSNGLSEGSYTVTMNLWWGDNGTSYKLYEDGVLIDTQKLTDATPAAQSAQTTINGKANGTYTYVAELTNSKGTTRSEVLTVQVANAAPGEAVLSQDNWDGDGNYKVTMNLWWGTNASEYRLYENGQLIDTKALNAVTPNAQSAVTDVSGHANGTYTYRAELINAAGVTSTETITVQVTKSAVSLPAAS, encoded by the coding sequence TTGGGTAAATTGACACGTATGCGAGGAGTATGGGTAAAATCACTCCTGGCATTGTCCATGGCATTGCCGCTTCAGATCGGATTGTGGAACGGAGATGCAACGGTTCAAGCCGAATGGGCAACAGACCCTGCACCGTTCATTCAGGCAAAGGTTGTTAACGGAAATGCTGGCAAAAAAGTATTGTTCGACAATACTCATGCACAAACAGCCGGAGCGGCTGACTGGGTCATTGACGGAGGCTTTTCGGACTTCGGAAATGCACTCGCGAATGATGGATATTATGTAAAGGAACTGCGCAAGACGACTCCTTTTACCTATGACGATCTGAAAGATTATAACGTGTTTGTTATTGCTGAACCGAATGTTCCCTTCAAAACGACAGAACAGGCAGCGCTGAAAGAATATGTAGAAAAAGGCGGCAGCATCTTCTTCATTGGAGATCACTACAATGCTGACCGTAACAAAAACCGCTGGGACGGTTCTGAAGCGATTAACGGCTATCGTCGTGGCGCATTCGAAGATCCAGCCAAAGGCATGAGCACAGAAGAGCGTAACTCTGAGGCGATGCAAAATGTAACCAGCACGGACTGGCTGTCCGATAATTTCGGCGTACGCTTCCGTTACAACGCATTAGGCGATATTAACGCTACTAACATTGTGCCTGCTGGACAGGCTTTTGGTATTACGGAAGGTGTATCCGCTGTAGCTATGCACGCAGGGTCCACACTTGCGATCACCGATCCAACAAAGGCTAAAGGTATTGTATACCTGCCGAAAACGAATGCAGCTTGGCCAAACGCTGTTGACCAGGGCGTATACAACGGCGGCGGAGTTGAAGAAGGTCCTTACGTAGCCGTATCCAAACTGGGTGCAGGTAAAGCAGCGTTTATCGGGGACTCTTCTCCGGTTGAGGATGCTTCACCGAAATATTTGCGCGAAGAGACTGGCGCTCGCAAAACAACATATGACGGCTTCAAAGAAGTGGATGATGGCAAATTGCTGGTCAATACCGTTAACTGGCTTGCTAATCAAGAAAATTACACTAGCCTGACTCAAGTGAACGGACTCCAATTGGATAATGCAACAGCATTGCTTCCGTTCGAACAACCTGCGGCTTCCACAGAACCACAGGCTGAACCTTGGGCGGCACCCGCTGCAGGATACAAGTGGTATGATCGTTCCACGTTCAAAGCAGGTTCTTATGGTGGACCAGCTTCAAGCGCGAACGCTTCGTACAGCTTCGTGAAGCAGGAAACCCTGCCAAATGCGGAGGACTTCCAGATCCGTGTGGTTGTAGAGAACATGCCTGCTAACACAACCGTTTCCGGTTACAGTGCAGGGATTTACCTGACTGGCGGAACACAGGTCGCCATGATTCAGAATGAAGGTGGTACATGGCCGACTTCATACGGTTACAGCTCTAATTTTAGCGTTACTTCCGACAGTAAAGGTCGCGCAATCAAAGACCTGAATGTCCGCATTAAATCAGGTACAACAGGCGCTGCCAGCCTGCGTCTGCGTTTGAATGGCAGCAATCTAATTACCAATGCAGTTACCGTCGGCAATGTTCCGGCTGAGCAGCTTCCCGAAGAAGAAGGACCTATCCCGGCAACAATCAGCATTGCTGATGCACGCACCAAAGCAGCTGGTTCAACCGTTACGGTTGAAGGCGTAGTTACTACAGAGCCAGGTGCTTTTGGTGGACAATCCTTCTACCTTCAAGACACAACTGGCGGTCTTTATGTTTTCCAAAGCACTGGCGGCTTCCACGCTGGAGATGTGGTTAAAGTAACCGCAGCAACGGCGCTGTACAACAGTGAATTTGAGCTTACGGATATCGTAGCGATCGAGAAAACAGGTACAGCCTCCATCCCTGCTGCCATTGAGGTTCCAGCAGTAACGGCTGCAAACCAGGGTCAACTCGTTCAATTGAAAGAAGTAACGGTTCAGAACATCATTAGTGCAACACCCGTAGGCTCATTTGAATTCGATGCAGTTGCAGCGGACGGAACAAGTACGCATGTACGTGTGGATACACGCACAGGTGTAACACAAACGACCTTCCCTTATGCAGCAGGCGATAAAATCAGCGTGACAGGTGTAGCCGCTATTTTCAAAGATGTATTTCAACTGAAGCCTAGAAGCTTGAACGATTTCGTAAAAGTGGAGGAAGGCGGCGAAGAAGGACCTTCTACGCCAGCTGTTGGCGCACCAGGTAAACCGGCGCTTACATCCAATAATGGTTATAGCAACGGTCTGTCTGAAGGATCTTATACGGTTACGATGAACCTCTGGTGGGGTGACAATGGCACAAGCTACAAGCTGTATGAAGATGGCGTGCTGATTGACACACAAAAGCTGACTGACGCTACACCAGCGGCACAATCAGCCCAAACTACGATTAATGGCAAAGCTAACGGTACTTATACCTATGTAGCTGAGCTGACGAACTCCAAGGGTACAACTCGCAGTGAAGTACTCACGGTACAAGTTGCGAATGCTGCCCCTGGCGAAGCAGTTCTCTCCCAAGACAATTGGGATGGGGACGGAAACTACAAAGTGACGATGAATCTGTGGTGGGGAACAAACGCATCAGAATACCGTCTCTATGAGAATGGTCAACTGATCGATACCAAAGCACTGAACGCAGTAACACCTAATGCACAAAGCGCTGTGACAGATGTATCCGGTCACGCAAATGGAACGTACACATATCGTGCCGAGCTGATCAATGCAGCGGGTGTGACAAGCACTGAAACAATTACGGTACAAGTAACGAAATCCGCTGTATCTCTGCCAGCAGCAAGCTAA
- a CDS encoding ABC transporter ATP-binding protein translates to MLRVEQVSHMFRNAQGTVPVLQDINISVGKGEMVALLGSSGSGKSTLLHLMAGLMKPDTGKILIAGQDIVRMSENRLAEFRRTHIGFIFQAYELLANLTIRENVELPLVFQGIRPSRRKQKAMHLLEQVGLVGKSELFPSQLSGGQQQRVSIARSLITEPSVIFADEPTGNLDTRTEEEIISILQQLNREMHTTFVIVTHEAEVAEQMQVVITLQDGCLVESGQSKAVEQGERL, encoded by the coding sequence ATGCTGCGAGTAGAACAGGTGTCACACATGTTCCGCAATGCACAAGGGACTGTTCCCGTGTTGCAGGACATTAATATATCCGTGGGCAAGGGTGAGATGGTTGCACTGCTGGGAAGCTCCGGTTCAGGCAAATCGACGTTATTGCATCTAATGGCAGGTCTAATGAAGCCGGACACAGGCAAGATCCTTATTGCAGGTCAGGATATTGTGCGTATGAGTGAGAACCGACTGGCGGAATTCCGCCGGACACATATTGGCTTTATTTTTCAGGCGTATGAGCTGCTGGCGAACCTGACAATTCGGGAAAATGTGGAGCTGCCGCTCGTGTTTCAGGGCATTCGCCCATCACGGCGTAAGCAAAAGGCGATGCACCTGCTGGAACAGGTTGGCCTGGTTGGCAAGTCCGAATTATTCCCTTCCCAGTTATCGGGAGGGCAGCAGCAACGTGTCAGCATTGCGCGTTCACTGATTACGGAGCCGTCCGTCATATTCGCGGACGAGCCTACCGGGAACCTCGATACGCGAACGGAGGAAGAGATTATTTCCATTTTGCAACAGTTGAATCGGGAGATGCATACAACATTCGTTATTGTCACGCATGAGGCTGAAGTGGCGGAGCAGATGCAGGTTGTCATTACATTGCAGGACGGATGCTTGGTGGAGAGTGGCCAGTCCAAGGCAGTAGAGCAAGGAGAGCGGTTGTGA
- a CDS encoding efflux RND transporter periplasmic adaptor subunit, translating into MKNSAISKWIKRIIMIGLLAGAGYFLYQQYKPIPEAPIEAPQPITFEVTQETITQEIQVKGKSAYAKQTDVYAPFASKIKQWNVENGEPIHKGAVMFSLDSKALQTEVQQLETDIEKSRLEAQLNEIGLAQGEGPEQLGVTEEERKKAFAERETKRLTNKMNKESIAVKEQEVQAKKAVIGLSTVYAPVSGVFLMNDSETKTRMVGEGQYMGTIVDTGKLQFVATISEQELFKIQTGMPVSVHMTGNKEVPLTGKVSKISKFAKKGTETDLKQPSQFDIVIDLKPNAKLIGGLSLEGKIETLRKEKATVVPTLAVMRDQDTAYVMLDQGNGQYAQQTIQTGIETDDKTEVLNGLKPGDIVVLP; encoded by the coding sequence ATGAAGAACTCGGCAATAAGCAAATGGATAAAGAGAATCATCATGATCGGACTGCTCGCGGGCGCTGGATACTTTCTGTACCAGCAATATAAACCGATACCCGAAGCGCCCATCGAGGCCCCGCAGCCCATTACATTTGAAGTTACTCAGGAGACGATCACGCAGGAAATTCAGGTCAAAGGCAAGTCTGCTTATGCCAAACAGACGGATGTGTACGCTCCTTTTGCCTCGAAAATAAAGCAGTGGAATGTCGAGAATGGGGAGCCCATTCACAAGGGAGCCGTGATGTTCTCGCTTGATTCGAAAGCATTGCAGACGGAAGTGCAGCAGTTGGAAACCGATATTGAGAAATCGAGGCTGGAAGCTCAATTGAATGAGATTGGTCTTGCTCAAGGAGAGGGTCCCGAGCAATTGGGGGTTACCGAAGAAGAACGGAAGAAAGCCTTCGCCGAGCGGGAAACAAAACGACTGACCAACAAAATGAACAAGGAATCCATCGCTGTAAAGGAGCAGGAGGTTCAGGCCAAGAAAGCGGTCATTGGTTTATCCACTGTGTACGCGCCGGTATCCGGTGTGTTTCTGATGAACGATTCGGAGACCAAGACACGTATGGTGGGAGAAGGTCAGTATATGGGTACCATTGTGGACACTGGCAAATTACAATTTGTGGCGACCATTAGCGAGCAGGAGCTATTCAAAATCCAAACAGGTATGCCTGTAAGTGTACATATGACGGGCAATAAGGAGGTTCCGTTAACCGGAAAGGTCAGCAAAATCTCCAAGTTTGCCAAAAAGGGAACAGAAACCGATCTGAAACAGCCTTCCCAATTCGATATTGTCATTGATCTGAAGCCAAACGCCAAGCTGATCGGTGGATTAAGTCTGGAGGGCAAGATTGAAACGCTGCGTAAGGAGAAAGCAACGGTCGTTCCGACGCTCGCGGTCATGCGGGATCAGGATACGGCATATGTGATGCTGGATCAGGGCAACGGGCAATATGCACAGCAGACGATTCAAACAGGCATCGAGACAGATGACAAGACTGAAGTATTGAACGGCTTGAAACCGGGTGATATTGTAGTGCTTCCATAA